In the genome of Euzebyales bacterium, the window CCGATCTGGGCGTAGCGACCCGCCATCTGGGGGACCAGCACGAGGCGTCCGTCACCCGCACGCGCGGCATCGATGGCACGCCGTGCCTGGTCGCTCTCGGCCACCATGTTCACGACCATCTGTGGTGCCACGACGCCGTCGGGCAGCGGCAGCAGGGGCAGCGCCACCGTGGTCACATCATCCATTCCAGCCACCTTCGCTCGTCACTTGCAGATCACAAGCTATCGGTGGCTGACCGGAATGGCTCCTCGGATCGCCGACCTACACCACGACGCTGTCGTCAGTGTCGGCGTCGGTCAGGACCACGGCGCAGGTTGGGCAGTACCAGCGGGCCTCGGCGGGTGTGCCGCACGCGTCGTGGCGCACAGGATCTCCGTCGCCCTCGGTGGCTCCCCACTGGGCGAGCACCCGCAGGGCGCTGGCCAGGGCGTAGCCGCTCGCCGTCAGCTCGTAGGCGTAGCGCGGTGGGCGCTGCTGGTACGGCTGCGCGATCACGACACGGTGGCGCTCCAGCTGCTTCAGCCGGCTCGACAGGATATTGGGCGCGATGCCGTCGACGTGCTCCTGCAGCTCGCCGAAGCGGCGCGGGCCGTCGAGCAGTGCCTCGATCAGCAGCAGCACCCAACGGTCACCGACACGCTCGGCTGCGTGGACCAGTGGCGAGGTCTCCGGTGTGCTCACGCTCGCATGCTACCCGCGGGGTCGGCAGATAGGGGTTGCCCCTCGACACGTTGAGGATAGTCTATTGCAAGTCACAAGTCACTAACCAAGGAGCCGACCGTGACGACCCTTGACGACCTGGCAACGGTCCTGCAGCAGATCGAGTCGCGGGTCGGACCCGCGGTCGTTGGCATCGGCCGGCGTCGCGGTGCCGGTTCCGGCATCGTGGTCGCCGAGGGCAGGATCGTGACCAACGCCCACAACATCCGCGGCGACACGGTCGGCGTCCGCCTGCACGACGGCTCACGGCTGGAGGGCACGCTGGCCGCCGCTGACCCCGACAGCGATCTGGCGGTCGTGACCGCCGACACGGGCGACATCACGCCCGTCGACTGGAGCACCGACGCCGCACCAGCGCTCGGCACCGCCGTGTTCGCGCTGTCGCGGGCGCGGTCGGACGCGGCGACACGCGTGACGTTCGGCACCGTCGCCGCCGTGGACCGCCGGTTCCGCGGACCCCGCAACCGGCCGATCACCGGTGCGTTCGAGCACACCGCACCGCTGGCCAGGGGCGCCTCCGGCGGTCCGGTCGTCGATGCGAGCGGCGCACTGTTGGGGATCAACACCCACCGCCTGGGAGAGGGGTTCTACCTCTCGGTCCCCGCTGATGAGGCGCTGCGCGCCCGTGCCGACGCGCTGGCCGCGGGTCAGGCGCCCTCACAGCGTCAGCTCGGCGTCGCGCTGGCGCCGCCCCACGTCGCCCGGCGCCTGCGAGGTGCCGTCGGCCTGCCCGAGCGTGACGGCCTGCTGGTCCAGCAGGTCTTCGACGACACACCGGCCGCGGCGGCCGGTCTGCGGCGTGGTGACCTGATCGTCGCGGTAGACGGCGCGGACGTCGACAGCATCGACGTGCTCTACACGGCCCTGGCGGGCCAGGGCGACACGCTGACCCTGCGCATCCTGCGAGGCGCCGACGAGAGCGACGTCACCGTCAGCTTCGACTAGCGCGGTCGGCAGGTCACGGAGCCTGACCGTCTCAGCGGCCGGCGACGTTGTCGATGAGCCCGGCCGCGAGGGCCTCGGACACCGACAGGTGTGATCCGTCGCGCAGTTCCGCCGCCGCCTCGTCCTGTGTGAGATGCGAGACCGCGGCGAGGTGCTCGGCGATCCGCCGCCACAGCTCGGAGACCTGCGCGGCGCCATGGCGGATGTCGTCGACCCGGCCCTCGATGACGTGGCCGCCGTCGAGGCGGAGGCTGATCGTGGCGCGTGGTGTCGCCGCCCGCCCGGCCGTGCCCGAGGCCAGCACGACCGCCGCCGTTCCGGTCGCGACCCCGATGCACCGCGTCGTCAGGGGTGCCCGCAGCAGGCCGATCACGTCCAGCACCGCCGGCAGCGCATCGACCGGCCCACCGGGGCTGTTGACGGTCAGCTCCACCGGGTCAGCCGAGCGGCCGTCGGCGAGCATCAGCTCGGCGCACACGCGGTCTGCGGCGGCGTGGTCGAGCGTGCCCATCAGCAGCAGGCGACGATCCTCACGGAGCTGCTCGACGGGATCGCCGGACGGCGCTGGGTCCACGAGCGGCACTACCGGAACGCGTGGCGCGGTCGTCGGATCGGGGTGATCCGGCTGCCGACGCGGATGCCACGGCACGCCCGGCGGCGGGATCTCGGGCGGCGGTTCGCCGGGAATCACGCGTCATCCTCTTCGTCGATCGGCGCGACGCCGAACCGCATGGTCAGCCCGAGTGCCTGGGCGTACCGCTCCAGGGTGGACAGGCGCAGGTCCCCGCGGTTCGCCTCGAGCCGGGCGACCGCCGACTGCG includes:
- a CDS encoding helix-turn-helix domain-containing protein — its product is MSTPETSPLVHAAERVGDRWVLLLIEALLDGPRRFGELQEHVDGIAPNILSSRLKQLERHRVVIAQPYQQRPPRYAYELTASGYALASALRVLAQWGATEGDGDPVRHDACGTPAEARWYCPTCAVVLTDADTDDSVVV
- a CDS encoding S1C family serine protease; the protein is MTTLDDLATVLQQIESRVGPAVVGIGRRRGAGSGIVVAEGRIVTNAHNIRGDTVGVRLHDGSRLEGTLAAADPDSDLAVVTADTGDITPVDWSTDAAPALGTAVFALSRARSDAATRVTFGTVAAVDRRFRGPRNRPITGAFEHTAPLARGASGGPVVDASGALLGINTHRLGEGFYLSVPADEALRARADALAAGQAPSQRQLGVALAPPHVARRLRGAVGLPERDGLLVQQVFDDTPAAAAGLRRGDLIVAVDGADVDSIDVLYTALAGQGDTLTLRILRGADESDVTVSFD
- a CDS encoding ATP-dependent Clp protease proteolytic subunit — encoded protein: MIPGEPPPEIPPPGVPWHPRRQPDHPDPTTAPRVPVVPLVDPAPSGDPVEQLREDRRLLLMGTLDHAAADRVCAELMLADGRSADPVELTVNSPGGPVDALPAVLDVIGLLRAPLTTRCIGVATGTAAVVLASGTAGRAATPRATISLRLDGGHVIEGRVDDIRHGAAQVSELWRRIAEHLAAVSHLTQDEAAAELRDGSHLSVSEALAAGLIDNVAGR